A single region of the Spirochaetota bacterium genome encodes:
- a CDS encoding CsgG/HfaB family protein, with product MHKPLLALFLSVMSVSAVFSAQRTRVGILPFQAKGVSASDADVVSELFRNAVVDNGQFDVLDRNNMGAILKEQEFQKSGCTESECAVKIGRVLNMQYMFYGSLMKLGDSYIVSVGLADVETSKIVKTAQERFSKIDQAIDNVKTIAETLARTDTPKPVIRPPAAEQKGDAKGINAKTIVFFSSIGVAAAGGAMNIFGFLDYSAVNAAEQLYRNATSNYDTLYSQYETVFNERGTRATILNISAWSCYAIAAGLFTWWLFMPDTIPTVSVMPNITTDSIAIAMFMRF from the coding sequence ATGCATAAACCCCTCCTCGCTTTATTTCTGTCAGTAATGTCTGTTTCGGCGGTATTCTCGGCCCAGAGAACCCGTGTCGGCATACTGCCTTTTCAGGCAAAAGGGGTAAGCGCAAGCGATGCCGACGTGGTAAGTGAGCTCTTCCGCAATGCCGTGGTCGACAACGGTCAATTCGATGTACTTGACCGGAACAATATGGGTGCCATCCTCAAAGAGCAGGAATTCCAGAAAAGCGGCTGCACGGAAAGCGAATGCGCGGTGAAGATCGGCAGGGTCCTTAACATGCAGTATATGTTCTATGGCTCACTCATGAAGCTCGGGGATTCCTATATAGTCAGTGTCGGCCTTGCCGATGTTGAAACGAGCAAAATAGTCAAAACGGCGCAGGAGCGGTTCTCAAAGATCGATCAGGCGATCGACAATGTCAAGACCATCGCCGAAACGCTCGCACGAACAGATACGCCGAAGCCGGTCATTCGCCCGCCGGCAGCGGAGCAGAAAGGGGACGCAAAAGGGATAAACGCAAAAACGATAGTGTTCTTTTCCAGCATCGGCGTCGCAGCGGCCGGCGGCGCGATGAATATCTTCGGATTTCTTGATTATTCGGCGGTCAATGCGGCCGAGCAGCTGTACCGGAACGCCACGAGCAATTACGACACGTTGTATTCGCAGTACGAAACGGTGTTCAATGAGCGCGGCACCCGAGCGACCATACTGAACATTTCTGCCTGGTCCTGCTATGCGATAGCGGCGGGACTATTTACCTGGTGGCTGTTCATGCCGGATACAATTCCGACGGTCTCGGTTATGCCTAATATTACCACGGACAGCATTGCTATTGCGATGTTCATGCGGTTCTAG